In Rosa chinensis cultivar Old Blush chromosome 1, RchiOBHm-V2, whole genome shotgun sequence, a genomic segment contains:
- the LOC112166360 gene encoding subtilisin-like protease SBT1.3: MKMVQKPVIKWLVLILTSCVFFSMALSAKTQTYIIQMDKSAKPESFTTHLDWYSSKVNSVLNKPEKGDDQNQDRIIYTYQTAFHGVAAQLSKQEADLLEQQDGVLAIFPEQKYQLHTTRSPLFLGLEPHDSTADNVWSQRVSDHDVIVGVLDTGVWPESQSFNDTGMSPVPRRWRGACETGRGFTKSNCNRKIVGARIFHRGYESATGKINEKMEYKSPRDQDGHGTHTAATVAGSPVRGANLLGYAYGTARGMAPAARIAAYKVCWVGGCFSSDIMAAVDKAVEDGVDVLSISLGGGVSSYYRDSLSIAAFGAMEMGVFVSCSAGNGGPDPVSLTNVSPWITTVGASTMDRDFPATVKLGNGRTITGVSLYRGRMKLDAKKLYPVVLAGGNSSSPNPSSLCLEGTLDPKKVKGKIVICDRGISPRVQKGDVVKNAGGVGMILANTASNGEELVADCHLIPAVAVGENEAKSIKHYALTSPKAKATLAFVGTRLGVRPSPIVAAFSSRGPNLLSFEIMKPDLVAPGVNIIAAWTGALGPSSLATDRRRVKFNILSGTSMSCPHVSGIAALLKSRHPEWSPAAIKSALMTTAYVHDNTHKPLEDASTAKISTPFDHGAGHINPRKALDPGLVYDIQPQDYLEFLCTQKLTPTQLKVFSNSTCRHTLANAGDLNYPAISVVFVENTNVSVLTVHRTVTNVGPAVSSYHAIVSPFKGAYVKVEPRILKFTKANQKLSYKVTFTTKTRQTEPEFGGLVWKAGVHRVRSPIVVAWGMLI, translated from the coding sequence ATGAAAATGGTTCAAAAACCAGTGATCAAATGGCTGGTTCTGATTCTAACAAGCTGTGTCTTCTTCAGCATGGCCCTCTCTGCAAAAACCCAAACTTACATCATCCAAATGGACAAGTCCGCCAAGCCTGAATCCTTCACCACCCACCTCGATTGGTACTCATCCAAAGTAAACTCAGTACTCAACAAACCAGAAAAAGGAGACGATCAAAACCAAGACAGAATCATTTACACTTACCAAACCGCCTTTCATGGCGTCGCAGCTCAACTGAGCAAACAAGAAGCAGACCTACTAGAGCAACAAGACGGAGTCTTGGCTATATTCCCAGAACAGAAGTACCAGCTCCACACCACCAGAAGTCCTCTGTTTCTCGGGCTCGAACCACACGACAGCACCGCCGACAACGTCTGGTCCCAGCGAGTCTCTGACCATGACGTCATCGTAGGAGTACTCGACACGGGAGTCTGGCCGGAAAGCCAGAGCTTCAACGACACCGGAATGTCTCCGGTTCCGAGGCGCTGGCGCGGCGCATGCGAGACCGGCCGCGGCTTCACAAAAAGCAACTGCAACAGGAAAATCGTCGGCGCCAGAATCTTCCACCGGGGGTACGAGTCCGCCACCGGAAAAATCAACGAGAAGATGGAGTACAAGTCGCCAAGGGACCAGGACGGACACGGGACCCACACCGCCGCAACCGTCGCCGGATCTCCCGTACGTGGCGCCAATCTTCTCGGCTACGCGTACGGTACGGCGAGAGGAATGGCGCCGGCGGCGAGGATCGCGGCGTACAAGGTGTGCTGGGTTGGAGGTTGCTTCAGCTCTGATATAATGGCAGCGGTTGATAAGGCCGTCGAGGACGGTGTCGATGTTTTGTCTATTTCTCTTGGTGGTGGAGTTTCCTCGTATTACCGGGATAGCTTGTCTATTGCGGCGTTTGGTGCGATGGAGATGGGAGTTTTTGTCTCTTGCTCCGCCGGGAACGGTGGGCCAGACCCGGTGAGTCTGACTAATGTGTCACCTTGGATCACCACCGTCGGTGCTAGCACTATGGATAGGGATTTTCCGGCCACTGTGAAGTTGGGGAATGGGAGGACTATTACTGGAGTTTCGCTTTATAGAGGGAGAATGAAGCTTGACGCAAAGAAGCTGTACCCTGTTGTGTTAGCGGGTGGGAATTCGAGTAGCCCCAATCCGAGCTCGTTGTGTTTAGAGGGTACTTTAGATCCGAAGAAAGTTAAGGGGAAGATTGTGATTTGTGATCGTGGGATTAGTCCTAGAGTGCAGAAGGGAGACGTGGTGAAGAATGCCGGAGGAGTTGGGATGATCTTGGCTAATACGGCTTCGAATGGGGAGGAGCTGGTTGCTGATTGTCATCTGATTCCGGCGGTTGCGGTGGGAGAGAATGAAGCAAAATCGATCAAGCATTACGCCTTAACAAGTCCGAAAGCAAAGGCAACTCTAGCATTTGTTGGTACTAGACTAGGGGTTAGACCGTCTCCCATTGTGGCTGCATTTTCGTCAAGAGGGCCTaatcttttgagttttgagatTATGAAGCCGGATTTGGTGGCGCCGGGAGTGAACATTATTGCTGCTTGGACTGGGGCATTGGGTCCGTCGAGCTTGGCAACGGATCGCAGGAGAGTGAAGTTCAATATCTTGTCCGGGACTTCAATGTCGTGTCCTCATGTGAGTGGGATTGCTGCTTTGCTCAAATCTAGGCACCCCGAATGGAGTCCAGCCGCGATCAAATCCGCCTTGATGACTACAGCTTATGTTCATGACAACACACATAAGCCTCTGGAAGATGCCTCAACAGCTAAAATTTCAACCCCTTTTGATCATGGAGCTGGACACATAAACCCGAGGAAGGCTCTTGACCCGGGCTTGGTTTATGACATTCAGCCCCAGGATTATCTTGAGTTCCTCTGCACACAAAAACTAACCCCAACGCAGCTCAAGGTGTTTAGCAATAGCACTTGCCGTCACACTCTGGCCAATGCAGGGGACCTCAACTATCCCGCAATTTCCGTTGTGTTTGTGGAGAACACTAATGTCTCTGTCTTGACAGTTCATAGAACTGTCACTAATGTTGGCCCTGCGGTTTCGAGTTACCATGCCATAGTTTCGCCATTCAAGGGTGCTTATGTGAAAGTTGAGCCGCGAATTCTGAAGTTCACCAAAGCTAATCAGAAGCTGTCTTACAAAGTGACCTTTACTACAAAGACTAGGCAGACGGAACCTGAGTTTGGAGGTTTGGTGTGGAAGGCTGGAGTCCACAGAGTTAGAAGTCCAATTGTTGTGGCATGGGGGATGCTGATATGA